In Rhizobium lusitanum, a genomic segment contains:
- a CDS encoding phosphopantetheine-binding protein — translation MTEPLSLDLMRDDIAAIIHIDPEEIGDDDNLMDLGLDSMRAMNLVLLWRERGVHLDFSQLATRPTLAGWWLIAKQRMDAMAEA, via the coding sequence ATGACGGAACCTCTCAGCCTCGACCTCATGCGCGACGATATCGCAGCAATCATTCACATCGATCCTGAAGAGATCGGTGACGATGACAATCTGATGGATCTCGGATTGGATTCGATGCGGGCCATGAACCTCGTGCTGCTCTGGCGGGAGCGTGGAGTCCATCTCGACTTCTCCCAATTGGCCACGCGCCCAACGCTTGCTGGCTGGTGGCTGATCGCGAAACAGCGCATGGATGCGATGGCGGAGGCATGA
- a CDS encoding (2,3-dihydroxybenzoyl)adenylate synthase: MLEPKQVWPEDYIARYREKGYWRGETMFGFLERRARDIPEHIAVIGGEQRWTYADLLHRANENAARFLSFGLRPGERVVVQLPNIPEFLSVVFGLFRANLIPVFALPAHRVTEISHFVEKSEASAYVIAAKDGDFDYRMLARDVAARAPGLRHVVVIGEAEEFHALEDLPHDQTLLPAEPSPSSVAFLQISGGSTGLSKLIPRTHDDYIYSFRASADICGLSEKSVFMAALPVAHNFPMSSPGVFGALYAGSRIVMCPSPSAETAFTLIENERVTITGVVPPLALLWMQAAPTSGHDISSLEVLLVGGAKFTPEAASRVRVALGCTLQQVFGMAEGLVNYTRLDDPEDVIVNTQGRPISPDDEVLIVDDHGQPVAEGEPGLLLARGPYTIRGYHNDAAANARSFTEDGFYRTGDIVSRTPEGYLVVRGRAGDHINRAGEKISAEEIEDHLLAHPGVFDAAVVSIPDPYLGERSCAFVIPQGEKPKMAALKAFVRGRGLAEFKVPDQIVFVEAFETTAVGKVSRKVLRQQLRGQFLKTIPMEA, translated from the coding sequence ATGCTGGAACCAAAGCAAGTCTGGCCGGAGGACTACATCGCGCGCTATCGCGAAAAAGGTTATTGGCGCGGTGAAACCATGTTCGGCTTTCTCGAACGGCGCGCCCGCGATATTCCGGAGCATATTGCAGTCATCGGTGGCGAACAGCGCTGGACCTATGCCGATCTGCTTCACCGAGCCAATGAAAATGCGGCTCGTTTCCTCTCGTTCGGGCTTCGTCCCGGTGAGCGCGTCGTCGTGCAATTGCCGAATATCCCGGAATTCCTATCCGTCGTTTTCGGGCTCTTTCGCGCCAATCTCATTCCGGTTTTTGCGTTGCCTGCGCATCGCGTCACGGAGATCTCGCATTTCGTGGAGAAGTCCGAGGCGAGCGCCTACGTGATTGCCGCAAAGGATGGAGATTTCGACTATCGCATGCTTGCCCGCGATGTGGCGGCGAGGGCCCCCGGCCTTCGCCACGTCGTGGTCATCGGCGAGGCGGAAGAGTTCCATGCGCTCGAAGATCTGCCTCACGATCAAACACTGCTTCCGGCGGAGCCTTCGCCATCCTCCGTCGCTTTCCTGCAGATATCGGGGGGCAGTACCGGCTTATCGAAGCTCATCCCGCGTACCCACGACGACTATATCTACAGCTTTCGCGCCAGCGCAGACATCTGCGGCTTGAGCGAGAAGAGCGTCTTCATGGCGGCTCTGCCCGTTGCGCATAATTTTCCGATGAGCTCGCCTGGTGTCTTCGGCGCGCTCTATGCCGGAAGCCGTATTGTCATGTGCCCATCTCCAAGTGCCGAAACCGCCTTTACCCTTATCGAAAACGAACGCGTCACGATCACAGGTGTCGTCCCGCCGCTGGCGCTGTTGTGGATGCAGGCAGCGCCGACATCGGGACATGATATTTCGAGCCTTGAGGTCTTGCTCGTCGGCGGCGCGAAATTCACGCCGGAAGCAGCATCCCGTGTCCGCGTGGCGCTCGGCTGCACCCTGCAGCAGGTCTTCGGCATGGCCGAAGGACTTGTGAACTATACGCGGCTCGATGATCCGGAAGACGTTATCGTCAACACTCAGGGCCGGCCGATCAGCCCGGACGACGAGGTGCTGATCGTTGACGATCATGGCCAGCCTGTCGCGGAAGGCGAGCCGGGCCTGCTGCTCGCGCGCGGACCCTACACGATCCGCGGCTACCACAATGACGCCGCCGCGAACGCCCGCTCCTTCACGGAAGACGGCTTTTACCGCACGGGCGATATCGTATCGCGTACGCCGGAAGGCTATCTCGTCGTCAGGGGACGGGCGGGCGACCATATCAACCGCGCCGGCGAAAAAATCTCCGCCGAAGAGATTGAGGACCATCTTCTCGCTCATCCCGGCGTCTTCGATGCGGCGGTGGTCTCCATCCCCGATCCATATCTGGGTGAACGCAGCTGCGCTTTCGTCATCCCGCAGGGCGAAAAGCCAAAGATGGCGGCGCTCAAGGCTTTCGTGCGTGGTCGCGGTCTCGCCGAATTCAAGGTGCCCGATCAGATCGTCTTCGTCGAAGCCTTCGAGACGACAGCTGTCGGCAAGGTCAGCCGCAAGGTGCTTCGCCAGCAGCTTCGCGGACAATTTCTCAAGACAATACCGATGGAGGCCTGA
- a CDS encoding isochorismate synthase: MANPLIWIDEDAQTETALARPIPFVFKTSGETMLALGQIGALGDGPLSNLADRAADFFEKQTEGPDVLVGALPFDPSEPAHLIQPERVLRVQGKHDIGAIPGLGGVASLQSAAGRILSVDSDPAPADFANAVAAALDQMNAPGAALRKVVLSRSLKVTASHDFCAADLMRRLSVDESVTVFATPLPARGHHPRALIGATPELLIEKRGGHIASHPLAGSARRHKDTAEDRNAADTLLKSEKDRREHAMVVESILDILTPYCVELSTPEGIALRPTASMWHLGTRIVGRLKNASLSSAYFAGLLHPTPAVCGLPRKLAHGQIMKLEPYDRAFYAGAVGWCDSAGDGRWYVSIRCAELDGDQARLYAGAGIVPGSTPDGEVAETAAKFRAMLDAFGIDRSKFSA; encoded by the coding sequence ATGGCAAATCCCCTGATCTGGATCGATGAGGACGCGCAGACGGAAACTGCGCTCGCCCGTCCAATTCCCTTTGTCTTCAAGACATCCGGCGAGACGATGCTGGCGCTTGGTCAGATCGGCGCCCTCGGCGATGGTCCCCTTTCCAATCTCGCGGATCGCGCGGCAGACTTCTTCGAGAAGCAAACCGAAGGGCCGGATGTTCTGGTCGGCGCCTTACCGTTTGATCCGTCGGAGCCCGCCCATCTCATCCAGCCCGAGCGCGTTCTGCGTGTGCAGGGAAAACACGACATCGGCGCCATTCCAGGTCTCGGTGGCGTAGCGTCATTGCAATCGGCAGCCGGCAGGATCCTGTCGGTCGATTCGGATCCAGCCCCAGCCGACTTTGCCAATGCCGTTGCCGCGGCCCTCGACCAAATGAACGCTCCGGGCGCGGCTTTGCGCAAGGTCGTCCTGTCGCGCAGCCTGAAAGTGACTGCGAGCCATGACTTCTGCGCCGCCGATCTGATGCGCAGGCTTTCCGTTGATGAGAGCGTCACCGTCTTCGCCACACCCTTGCCGGCACGCGGGCATCATCCGCGTGCCCTCATCGGTGCAACGCCGGAGCTCCTTATCGAGAAGCGGGGTGGGCATATTGCCTCTCATCCGCTCGCGGGGTCTGCGCGCCGCCACAAGGATACGGCAGAAGATCGCAACGCGGCAGACACACTGCTCAAGTCTGAAAAGGATCGTCGCGAACATGCGATGGTGGTCGAGTCCATCCTTGATATTCTCACCCCCTATTGCGTCGAGCTTTCGACACCCGAAGGTATCGCTTTGCGACCGACCGCCAGCATGTGGCACCTCGGCACGCGCATCGTCGGGCGGTTGAAGAACGCCTCGCTTTCGTCCGCATATTTTGCCGGATTGCTGCATCCCACGCCTGCCGTTTGCGGTCTGCCACGCAAGCTTGCACACGGTCAGATCATGAAACTCGAACCCTATGATCGGGCATTCTATGCCGGTGCTGTCGGCTGGTGCGATTCCGCCGGAGACGGGCGATGGTATGTGTCGATCCGTTGCGCCGAACTTGATGGCGATCAGGCGCGGCTTTATGCGGGCGCCGGCATCGTGCCGGGATCGACGCCGGACGGCGAAGTAGCCGAAACCGCCGCCAAGTTTCGTGCGATGCTCGACGCCTTCGGCATCGATCGCAGCAAGTTCAGCGCGTGA
- a CDS encoding ABC transporter substrate-binding protein, translating to MPKTIASIKTGSIVRKQIVAIAALLIAFTIPTLARADIILNDLKGRTITLAKPASRVLVDDGRLILALSFLTDDPVNLVAAWPHDVDRFGRELYATYRQRFPAIDSLPKSTSSAQDMVAEQVIAAKPDLVVLSLYSHPAEQQLEQLSQVGIPVIFIDFVADPFANSDRSLQILGKAIGRETEADKVIAFRKQQKDLIAERVAKTDPSDRPAVFMETHASTQEACCNSPGTGNVGKFIDFVDARNIGDILAGKPFGQISLEYALSSKPDVYIASGGEYMAKRGGLLIGPHYSAQDTRDTMAKLLDRPGFAAIPAVTTGAVHGLSQQIFNSPLDLLALELIAKWTHPKLFQDIDVEATRRTLNGFMAVPLTGTYWTD from the coding sequence ATGCCCAAGACCATAGCCAGTATCAAGACAGGTTCCATTGTTCGCAAGCAGATCGTGGCGATCGCCGCGCTTCTGATCGCCTTCACGATACCGACGCTTGCGCGCGCTGACATCATCCTGAACGATCTCAAGGGCCGCACGATCACGTTGGCAAAGCCCGCAAGCCGCGTGCTGGTGGACGACGGCCGTCTGATCCTGGCGCTTTCCTTCCTCACCGACGATCCGGTCAACCTTGTCGCGGCCTGGCCGCACGATGTCGATCGCTTCGGCCGCGAACTCTACGCCACCTACCGGCAGAGGTTTCCGGCGATCGATAGTCTACCGAAATCGACGAGCAGCGCCCAGGACATGGTCGCCGAGCAAGTCATCGCCGCAAAGCCCGATCTCGTGGTGCTGTCGCTCTATTCGCATCCTGCCGAGCAGCAGCTTGAGCAACTCAGCCAAGTCGGGATTCCGGTCATCTTCATTGATTTCGTTGCCGATCCCTTCGCCAATTCGGACCGGAGTCTCCAAATCCTGGGTAAGGCCATCGGCCGCGAAACCGAGGCCGACAAGGTTATCGCCTTCCGCAAACAGCAAAAGGATCTGATCGCCGAGCGCGTTGCCAAGACCGATCCGTCCGACAGACCTGCGGTCTTCATGGAGACACATGCCTCGACGCAGGAGGCTTGCTGCAATTCACCGGGTACGGGCAATGTCGGCAAATTCATCGACTTCGTGGATGCGCGCAATATTGGCGACATCCTCGCCGGCAAGCCGTTCGGGCAGATCAGCCTCGAATATGCGCTTTCCTCGAAGCCCGACGTCTATATCGCCAGCGGCGGCGAATATATGGCGAAGCGTGGGGGGCTTCTGATCGGTCCGCATTACAGCGCGCAAGACACCAGGGACACGATGGCGAAACTTCTCGACCGCCCGGGCTTCGCCGCGATCCCTGCCGTGACGACGGGAGCAGTGCACGGCCTGTCGCAACAGATCTTCAACTCACCCCTTGATCTACTGGCGCTCGAGCTGATCGCCAAATGGACCCACCCGAAGCTGTTTCAGGACATCGACGTCGAGGCGACTCGGCGAACACTCAACGGCTTCATGGCCGTGCCGCTCACCGGAACCTACTGGACCGACTGA